A window of Magnolia sinica isolate HGM2019 chromosome 13, MsV1, whole genome shotgun sequence genomic DNA:
TTCTTATCAATCACATGAAAAAATGGACAACCAAGATCAAGTAGACAGGCAAAATAGTTCCAATCATCGTCTTCAGACATCTATTCAATAGGCCTTACTATGACTTTGgctagatgatcctagccatctgttatggtgtgtgtgtgtgtgtgtgtgtgtgtgtgtgtgtgtgtgtgtttaaaaaaaaaaaaaaaaaaaattattagataGTTATAGCAAACTGTCAATATTGAAAAGGTTAGGATCCTTTAGTCAGTGTGATTGTTGCATTGTGGCTTGCCCCTGCAGTACGGAAATCAATGAACAGCATAGATCGATGATATATACTGTCCCATGTCAATTTAAAGCTTTAAGGGCATTGTTAACATTCCTATGAAAGTGGAGACAGCATTATATATACACGTACACACGTGAACAAGACCAAGGACAGAAAGATTTTACAATGAGATCAAAAGCCAAGAACTTCATACTTTTTTTTTCAACGGTAACTACAGATATTACTAAACGtgcaaaaattaataataataaactcaATATTAACAAAGGTGAGAGACCATTCCAAAAGAACTTATTCAGCCAATCCTTTGTAAGATACTTCCCTATTACACCCACAAAAGGGCTTAGGCACAAAACCCAAGAAACGGTACACTTGACCTGATGGAATTTAGCCTTCTTGGACTCAGCTCTATTAAACATGTGGTTGTTGTGATCATATCATAACGACCGCACCATTGCTAGGAAGGAGATTTTCCACAGCAAGTTCCCTCTGCTCCCATACAGTAGCATGCCCTAAGCATGTTGTCAATTGAGTCAGGCATAACCCATGGGACTCCTAACAGAGATAAGAATTTTCTCCACACATTGAAATCTCACAGTGCGTAAATAAGCTTGGAACTCtcattgattatttttcattCCTTTTCTTGCCACTTAGTTCTatgcttccttttcttttcttctttgtgtTCCATTTTTCATTCAAACTTGTGCTTTTCATGTGGTATTCCAACCAAATTGTCTCCCCTGATCTTCGGATTGGTTTTCTGTCATTATCTTATGTTCATCGTTCTCCCATTAGTAAAAATTCATTTGGTCTATGGGCATCACTCGGATTTACATATTTTGTAGGTTCGACAGTTTGAGGAGGGCCTCAAAGGATCATGGCATTCCGGAGTTGTTATTGGCTATGAGAAATCTAACCGTATCATTGAATACACCAATCTTCTGACTGAAGATGGTTCTTCGAAGCTCATAGAATCAATCACTGTATCACCTATTGTTGAAGGCCTGAATGCTCCTGGGAATGCTAAATATTACCGGGGCAATATAAGACCGTCTCCACCTGATTCTAGTATCCAGGTATCTGAACTTTGTTACAAACTCTGTGTTGATGCTTTTGTCGATGATGCATGGTGGGAAGGTCTCATTTTCGACCGTGAAGAAGGTTCAGAGGAGAGGCTGGTTTTTTTCCCTGACCAAGGTGATCAACAGAGGATCAATGTCAATCACTTGCGTATCACCCAAGATTGGGATGAGGTTTCGGGAAATTGGTGTCCTCGTGGGAACTGGTTTTTTCTCGAGCTTCTTGAAAAAATTGAGCTGGAGGGGTCCCTGCCTGTTTCAGTCAGGCAGATTTGGTATGACGTGAGGACTAGTGTTGGTTTTAGTCACGGAATTTTGGAGTGGACATGTGGGGAGAGGTCTTTGTGGAGTAAGTTGGTGTTGGAAGCCATTCAAGAGAACATAAATGCTGCCCTTGGGCTAGCGCTTTCTGCGACAGATTTTGTGGCTGAGGAAGATTTTGCTGTCCCAAAGAGTAAAAAacgaaggaaaataaataaatcacaagtTTCTGCAAGTGGAGCGGATTTGGGTGATCAAACAGAGGCAAGCAGTCTGCAAAGATTAGATGAATGTATTCATCAACATAAACAAGCATGCAAGCCTCCTTTGGCTTTTCTTTCGGAATTTCATGCTGCTCCTCTTAAGCCTGCTTTGGATTGTAGATCAGAGGATGCTGTTGTTCTTCACATGGAGGATCACCTATCAGAACGCATCGGAGACTCCTATCAGGAaagagaaaatggtagaaatttcCATCCTGCAGCTAGAGAAGATGATACATCAGAAGCTGTAAATAGAGGTACTCATGGGAAATGCGCTTCTCAAGGAGTGGTTTGTCAGGGATTGGTTGGTAATAGATTAATTTCAAAACAGAAAAAGGGCCATCAAACACTATCAGACTTCCTCCTTGCCTGCCGTAATGACGCCTTTGGCCTAACACGCTCAAAAGTACGTCTGGAAGCAAAGCAACTTCTTTTATCTGCAGGTTGGGTGTTTGGGAGTGCCCAATGCAATCCCTGCCGTATGCATTATGATTCACCCAGTGGACAACGTTTTTATTCTTTTGCAAAAGCTTGTAAAGCATGGCAAGAAGAAAAGGAAGCTGGAGCTGTTCAAGATACTATGAATGGTCATGGAGGTGAAAATAATCATATTCATGATGATGGGGGTGTTGCAGCCGGCATCAATTCTTCATTTTCGGAAAATAAGGCTCCTAAAGCCTTGAAGACAAAGAGATCTTGGCAATGTTGGGGCAGGGAGTTACTTTCTAGAGCCAAATTCTCTTCTCAAGCAGTGATAGATTATTGTGCACTTCATTCAGCAGAAAAGAAGCCTGATCGAAAGAAAGTGAAAGTTTCTGCGTCTGATAAAGCCTGTGCATCATTGAAAGCTAAATTGCATCTGTTGGCATTGGGTTGGAAGATTGAATATAGAGAATCTGATATCTGTATTAGAATTCGTTATATTTCGCCTAGTGGAAAACGCTATGATCATCTTATGAAGGCCTGTGTGGATTCAATGCAACAAGATGTGAATGGCCAGAACTCCAAAAATGATGATGTGACTGTGGCAAAATTTCTTCCCAAACCAGTCTATGTTTCACAAGGCCCCCCTCGACGTTCCCCACGAATAGAGAAGATGAAACTTAGGGAAGAGCAATCCAGCTATGCTCTTGATTCATTCAGTGCTAATCAAGATTCAAGGAATATTGGGATGCATCAAGGGGAGGTTCGGGGCTCCAGAAATGATCATGGAATTGTAGCAAAAGTTAATCCTGAACAAACATATTTTTCACAAGGTCCTCTTCAACGTTCCACGCAGCTAGAAAAGATAAAGTTTAGAGAAGAGCAATCTAGCTGTGCTGTTGATTTATTCAGTGCTAATCAAGATTCAATGAATAATGGGATGTGCAGAGATGTATCCCTACTCTCCAATGAAATTATTCTAATTCCAGATGGTGGATCTATTTCCAGTGCTGGACGCCTTTTTTCACCAGAAACCCTTGAGGAACAGCAACATAAAGGTGACTGTTTTCCATTGTGCAGAGAGAATCTCAAAATACGCCTCACCAAACCGAATGATCTTCAAGCAGTAAGAAAAAACAGTAAATGTGGACTAAAGAAGAGGAAACATGAACAGGTTCGAACTGTCCTGTCTTGGTTGATAGATAATGGGGCAGTGTGTCCGAAACAGAAGGTATTTTACATGAATAATGAGGACCGCCATGTTATGGCGGAAGGCCGGATAACACTGAAGGGAATCAGGTGCAAGTGCTGCAAAAAGGTATATGGTCTTACCGGTTTCGCAGTTCATGCCGGTGGAACCAATGACAAATCAGCCGCCAATATTTTCTTAAAGGATGGAAAGTCTCTTTTACAATGCCAAACACAGTTAGTACGTGGTAAGAAGCTTAAGAGCTTGAGACAAGATCCATGCGTGCGAATAAAGAGTGACTACTCTCATTACAAAAGTGACGACATATGCTCTATTTGTCACTATGGTGGTAAATTAATATTATGTGATCACTGCCCGTCATCATTTCATTTAAGCTGCATCGGCTTGAAGGTGCGTAATCTGTTTCTGTTGTCCATATTCTAATACATAGTTCTGTTCACTGAAATTATTTTAGGACTTTTCTGCGGGCAGTTTCACCCATGCTTCAGTAATGAACTTTTTATTAATCTGGTTATATTTGTAGCATATAAATACATACACGcataatatacatacatatatgtatgtaatatatgtatttataattttgttattTCTGGGGTGAcatcatgtatgcatgtatattcTGCTAATTACACAATTGTGTTAGGAAAACTTGCTAAACATCCTTTGATTAGTTCATATTCTCTCTGTAATTCATACAAGTGTGGCATCTTTGTTTCTACCAAGTTGACCATATAAGTCAGCCAAAGTACATGTGGGATTGTGAATTTTCTGTCTCCCTCCCTCTATATACACTCACGTGGAGAGTGATCACATACACCTCAATGGATGGTGAGTTACCATCCATCCTTTTGCCGAATTATCTTGTGTGTGACATCCGAcctgtgcaaaaggtgggccctgccataAGGATCACCCAGTGGAATAATGAGGTGACagatcatcaaggtggccacacCCACACATATGAAAATAATGGAGGGTGCTATGGATCTGATTCAACACACATGTGGGTCGCCCGATGATTGGACCAGCCTCATTCTTTGTGCTTGGTGATCTTCATTTCATGGTTGTTCTCACCTTTTGGGCTGCTCGAATATTGTATACATGTGGAACATTGGCATGTGTGCTAGGGGATGGTTGGCTCACCTTTCAAACTACTCAAATGTCGTAAACAGTGTCACTTTGGCATGTGTGGTATGGCGGCATTACTTACCACCCTTTATGTGGGACACATGCAGTGCCCTGGCATGTGTTCTAGGTAGGCATTAGTTATATATACCATCCATTTAGGTTATGTGACCGATCAATCCTCTATTGATGGATGGGTCCGTTTGctctctttaattattttttgggcccgcCAAGAGAGttcttgttccttttttttttttttttttttaaaaccttcttcttcttcgtcttcttcttcttttttgtttttgtttttgtttttaattttttaataacaATGGTGGATGCTGCCACGGATATTTTTAGAACAACAAAAATATAACGAAGATACAAACTAATGTGGAAGGCAGAGGggtggggggtgggggggggggggggggttgtgatCCATGCAAAGCATTCTGCAAGACCACCCTAGAAATAACATTTACTAGAATATAGGGTTTGGGATTCCACTTTCCAGACTTATCCAAAAACAATTCACAGTTTTCATTTGCCGGGAAATTAGCAGCACTCGAAAAGTCATGATCTGGAGAATTATCACAAGATTGATTGCGGGGGCATCAGACATTTGGTTGCTCTCTCTAAGTATCTGATAAATGTGAGTTTCCAAATCATTCATTAACTCTACCAATGCCACAGGGAACAAGGAATGACACACAGAATAAGGAGCATCTTTCCTCTAAGGATAGTTCCTGTTTCTTATGATTTGTGGTCTACGGTTTTTTAGTCATCCATATCAAATTTTCTGTCAATCATGGTGCTGTTTGCTATTCCATGTGCTTCTTTTATTTCCAATTTCTAATTCGGTGAACCTCTATTCTATGCACTTCTCCTATTTGTAGTTCTCTTTtttaatcttagaattctcgttgctggattttcttttctcctttccttttgtTTTCGGAAACTTTTTTCCTACTGTATAATTGAAAATTTAAGCCCTGAATTAAAGTTGAAAACCAAAATCCTGGAAGACAAAAGACAAATTTGGGGCAGATTTTTCTGGTTTAAAGTTGAATTTTTCTGGATCCTTTTTTAAATCCACCTAGTCATTATTTTCTGTATCAGCCAAAGTGATTTAGTCTTGAAATTTGTTTATGGATAATTAATACATTGAGTGCATAAACGTGAATAATTTGTCTGCAGATACTACAATTCACCGTTGGATTGCTGGTGCATGATTATCCTGTTTAGGGCTCAGTGCAGACTAGGGCTGATTTTTATTATCAGTCCTCTTGTTCCTCCTAAACCTGAGAGCAATCCAAATTCACTAATGAGAAAATTGGAGAAGGATGCACCATCAGAAGTGGACGATTTGTTTTCAATCTCATCCACAACAAAAGAAAACTTTTCTTTAAAGGATTTCAGTAGCACTAACAGAATATCcctttacattatatatatatatatatatatatatatatatatatatatatatatatatatatatatatatatgtatgtatgtatgtatgtatatatgaacAAAGCAAAACCCTACTCAATTCAGCATTTAATTGCTACTCAATTGCAGCCCTTAGTTATAAATCAGTTGGAGCCCTTAATTGCTGCTCAATCTATTGTATTAATTGCCACTCAATTGTAGCTTGTAATCTCTAATTTCCTAAAAAAAACATaactatggttttatatttgTCTAGTGCTGTGGGATACCAGAAGATCTCTCTAGATCTCTATACAACTAACTAAATAATTCTTAAATTAATAACTTGTGTATTGGCAATCAAGCTAACCAAcctaaattaggaaaattttctgGCTATAGAGACTCCAACTGGCTTTAGAAACTATTAGAAGTTTGGAAACATGTAGATGAATAATGCAAAACCCAACAAGGATGGTGTGTCAGTTAAAACTTGCTGAATTCTTCTCCAAATTGTTGGATCTTGGGTCCGTTGGGATGGTAACTTGATAGGCTATCAAATGGGACGAATCACATGTTGGTGGGATGTCCCATAGCACCATCACATGCTCTTTGATTGATCAGTTGCATTTATACCACCAAAGATAATGTGAAAATAAGTATTGTCAAAATTTAAAAGGTTATGATAAAACTGCATGCACGGAATAATTCTCCTTGGTAGTTGTTTGCATGATATTTTACTTTTGTTAGTTTCTTGAAGCATGCATGCAATTGATTTCAGTGTGGTCGTTGACAACATCTGTTGATTGGTTTTGTTGGTACTTTATCATTGACTTAAGGCTTATCTTGTTTCAATTGGAATGCTAATATAGATTATAATGGAAATTGTGTTTTTCATAACATGCATCTTGACTTTGGTGCTAATGTAGGGTGTGCCTGAAGGAAGATGGTCTTGCCCATCTTGTCAATGTGGCATATGTGGCCAGAGTGAATTCAATTCTGACATAAAACAGTTCACATCAGAAACAATTCTTTATTGTGACCAATGCGACTGTCAATGTGGGTTGGGttctatcttttctttttcttatgtaGTCAAACTATAATTTAAAAATTCTGAAGTGTGCTTTTCTCCAATTTCCATAGATCATGTTGGATGCTTGAGAAAAACAAGACTGGCAAACCTAGGAAGTTGTCCACAAGGAAACTGGTTTTGCAGTAAAAAATGTTCACAGGTACTCTGATATTTATGGGCAGGACTCCGTATTGGGTCTTTTTCTTCTTATACGTGGTTTTGGTTAAACCctaatgttttatatgttgaagtcTTTGACGTGCCAGTTGTTTGAACTCACAGCTTGATTCATTTACACTGGTATAGTTGTATTATTGGATATTTTATAGATCAACTATCCAGAAGGATCATTTTCCATGAATCATATTGTAGATCGGAACATAAATCTTGGATATTTTTCCGTGACACTTTATTAGGCTTCTTGATTTGCTAACTTGCAGTCTGATTATCCATATCTATGTTGAATCAATTGTTGATTATATCTTGTTTGGTGTAACTGCAAACTTCATTTTTTATGCGAGTAAAATATTCAGTTGTGTTCGCAATGTGCATCTAGATTGTTCAATTATATGAATATCAATTTGCATGTTATGGTATGCTTGAAACTTAAACTGTTCCTGGTTCTAGACAACCAGTGCCATTTGCCTAAATCTAGAAATCAAATGCCTAAAAAAATCTAGTTCTAGACAACCAGTGCCATTTGCCTAAATCTAGAAATCAAAtgccttctttcttcttcttcttcttcttcttcttcttcttcttaaggtAAGATATGTTGTGTGCTTGTACCATTCCTAAACCCTGATCCCTCCCCTCGTTAAAGGCATTCCAACCGATAGAATTTCCTAGAGAGAAAATTGAGAGAAGAATGATACCAATTGTCCATTAGGGCCATCTGTAGATAATCTAAACCATTAATCATGTCCGGGGACTATCCTAATCATGGTGTCAAAGGGGTGATCAAATCCTTTCTACTCTTGTAGTTAGGCAAACAGTTGTACATAAGACATCCATCTTCAACATTGTGCGAAGTTCCCTGAGATCGCGTAAATACCGTTAAATCCTATGGGCCACCCATTCGTGCCTTTCAAAGTTGTATAAGAGTAGCCACAATGGATCTCCAATCATCCTGAATTCATGTTGAGGTAAGAATCCCTTGGCCCATAGGCCCAAATACACTTGACAATATGACTTTTAACACTTATATTGGTTGAAAATGGAACTTGGCACAACATAGGGATGCGATGAAGCATTATGACAAGTGGCGTAAATAGAATCTCTCAGCATGTAACGTCTTGATAACCACCATGCATGAGGAGCTCATACCTATGCATGAGGTGCATGAAGCCACTAAAGGAATATGGAACGCACCAGCTAATGCCTATGTGAAGAAGTCAGACGGTTAGGGCGACATAACTAGAGTTCCATGAGTATAATAAATCTATAAGATGCTACTTTGCTACTTCATCAAGGATCATCTAAAAAATGAGCAAATGATAGGTGGCCATAGTAACATCATGTGCAAATTGACAGAGAATCAAAAGATCATCATCATGCACTGTTCTTTGCCTGAGTTGTGGACCCCAGTCAAAAGGATTTTGAACCACACTAATTTTCTTATAATgctcagagacttttgtggccatctGATATGTAAGGTTGAAATGAATAACATTCAGCTAGATGAAGTCAAGGCCCTGGTAGTAAAGACCCACAAGTGAAAGGCTTCTTGGAGACAATTAAAAGGTTGCAAAAAGGCAAAGAAGAACAATTGAGAGCATAAATCCACGATACCTTCTAATCCTGAGGAGAAGGGAAGAAAACACAGAAGATGTCCAACGTCATTTCCGACCATT
This region includes:
- the LOC131223612 gene encoding uncharacterized protein LOC131223612 isoform X1, translating into MPSVKKRKKRANDGDRKLLVGSKVEVRQFEEGLKGSWHSGVVIGYEKSNRIIEYTNLLTEDGSSKLIESITVSPIVEGLNAPGNAKYYRGNIRPSPPDSSIQVSELCYKLCVDAFVDDAWWEGLIFDREEGSEERLVFFPDQGDQQRINVNHLRITQDWDEVSGNWCPRGNWFFLELLEKIELEGSLPVSVRQIWYDVRTSVGFSHGILEWTCGERSLWSKLVLEAIQENINAALGLALSATDFVAEEDFAVPKSKKRRKINKSQVSASGADLGDQTEASSLQRLDECIHQHKQACKPPLAFLSEFHAAPLKPALDCRSEDAVVLHMEDHLSERIGDSYQERENGRNFHPAAREDDTSEAVNRGTHGKCASQGVVCQGLVGNRLISKQKKGHQTLSDFLLACRNDAFGLTRSKVRLEAKQLLLSAGWVFGSAQCNPCRMHYDSPSGQRFYSFAKACKAWQEEKEAGAVQDTMNGHGGENNHIHDDGGVAAGINSSFSENKAPKALKTKRSWQCWGRELLSRAKFSSQAVIDYCALHSAEKKPDRKKVKVSASDKACASLKAKLHLLALGWKIEYRESDICIRIRYISPSGKRYDHLMKACVDSMQQDVNGQNSKNDDVTVAKFLPKPVYVSQGPPRRSPRIEKMKLREEQSSYALDSFSANQDSRNIGMHQGEVRGSRNDHGIVAKVNPEQTYFSQGPLQRSTQLEKIKFREEQSSCAVDLFSANQDSMNNGMCRDVSLLSNEIILIPDGGSISSAGRLFSPETLEEQQHKGDCFPLCRENLKIRLTKPNDLQAVRKNSKCGLKKRKHEQVRTVLSWLIDNGAVCPKQKVFYMNNEDRHVMAEGRITLKGIRCKCCKKVYGLTGFAVHAGGTNDKSAANIFLKDGKSLLQCQTQLVRGKKLKSLRQDPCVRIKSDYSHYKSDDICSICHYGGKLILCDHCPSSFHLSCIGLKGVPEGRWSCPSCQCGICGQSEFNSDIKQFTSETILYCDQCDCQYHVGCLRKTRLANLGSCPQGNWFCSKKCSQIFVHLQKLLGKSNSTAVEGLSWTILRSRRGNDPDLDTSDIEAMTAQHSKLYVALSVLHECFVPFIEPRTEKDFFTSVLFNRGSKLNRLNFRGFYTLLLERGDEVVSVATVRIFGEKVAEIPLIGTCVKYRRRGMCRLLMTEVEKVLSTLGVERLLVPAVPELLETWTNSFGFTKMTRSNKLNLSEYNFLDFQDTIMCQKLLVKYTTTKTLESREDKSQDGSSSKSNEEMDHEGCNSISEVIEPILPSEDVQVYLLHGEAGTCEELSTYSSLGSDYCPGPAVLIQEAEQIEQSKTMQPVSIGVGASEGSNICGFIEMAPPVVKNEKKTTAIGFEPYVTRAVARR
- the LOC131223612 gene encoding uncharacterized protein LOC131223612 isoform X2, which encodes MCQVRQFEEGLKGSWHSGVVIGYEKSNRIIEYTNLLTEDGSSKLIESITVSPIVEGLNAPGNAKYYRGNIRPSPPDSSIQVSELCYKLCVDAFVDDAWWEGLIFDREEGSEERLVFFPDQGDQQRINVNHLRITQDWDEVSGNWCPRGNWFFLELLEKIELEGSLPVSVRQIWYDVRTSVGFSHGILEWTCGERSLWSKLVLEAIQENINAALGLALSATDFVAEEDFAVPKSKKRRKINKSQVSASGADLGDQTEASSLQRLDECIHQHKQACKPPLAFLSEFHAAPLKPALDCRSEDAVVLHMEDHLSERIGDSYQERENGRNFHPAAREDDTSEAVNRGTHGKCASQGVVCQGLVGNRLISKQKKGHQTLSDFLLACRNDAFGLTRSKVRLEAKQLLLSAGWVFGSAQCNPCRMHYDSPSGQRFYSFAKACKAWQEEKEAGAVQDTMNGHGGENNHIHDDGGVAAGINSSFSENKAPKALKTKRSWQCWGRELLSRAKFSSQAVIDYCALHSAEKKPDRKKVKVSASDKACASLKAKLHLLALGWKIEYRESDICIRIRYISPSGKRYDHLMKACVDSMQQDVNGQNSKNDDVTVAKFLPKPVYVSQGPPRRSPRIEKMKLREEQSSYALDSFSANQDSRNIGMHQGEVRGSRNDHGIVAKVNPEQTYFSQGPLQRSTQLEKIKFREEQSSCAVDLFSANQDSMNNGMCRDVSLLSNEIILIPDGGSISSAGRLFSPETLEEQQHKGDCFPLCRENLKIRLTKPNDLQAVRKNSKCGLKKRKHEQVRTVLSWLIDNGAVCPKQKVFYMNNEDRHVMAEGRITLKGIRCKCCKKVYGLTGFAVHAGGTNDKSAANIFLKDGKSLLQCQTQLVRGKKLKSLRQDPCVRIKSDYSHYKSDDICSICHYGGKLILCDHCPSSFHLSCIGLKGVPEGRWSCPSCQCGICGQSEFNSDIKQFTSETILYCDQCDCQYHVGCLRKTRLANLGSCPQGNWFCSKKCSQIFVHLQKLLGKSNSTAVEGLSWTILRSRRGNDPDLDTSDIEAMTAQHSKLYVALSVLHECFVPFIEPRTEKDFFTSVLFNRGSKLNRLNFRGFYTLLLERGDEVVSVATVRIFGEKVAEIPLIGTCVKYRRRGMCRLLMTEVEKVLSTLGVERLLVPAVPELLETWTNSFGFTKMTRSNKLNLSEYNFLDFQDTIMCQKLLVKYTTTKTLESREDKSQDGSSSKSNEEMDHEGCNSISEVIEPILPSEDVQVYLLHGEAGTCEELSTYSSLGSDYCPGPAVLIQEAEQIEQSKTMQPVSIGVGASEGSNICGFIEMAPPVVKNEKKTTAIGFEPYVTRAVARR
- the LOC131223612 gene encoding uncharacterized protein LOC131223612 isoform X3; this translates as MPSVKKRKKRANDGDRKLLVGSKVEVRQFEEGLKGSWHSGVVIGYEKSNRIIEYTNLLTEDGSSKLIESITVSPIVEGLNAPGNAKYYRGNIRPSPPDSSIQVSELCYKLCVDAFVDDAWWEGLIFDREEGSEERLVFFPDQGDQQRINVNHLRITQDWDEVSGNWCPRGNWFFLELLEKIELEGSLPVSVRQIWYDVRTSVGFSHGILEWTCGERSLWSKLVLEAIQENINAALGLALSATDFVAEEDFAVPKSKKRRKINKSQVSASGADLGDQTEASSLQRLDECIHQHKQACKPPLAFLSEFHAAPLKPALDCRSEDAVVLHMEDHLSERIGDSYQERENGRNFHPAAREDDTSEAVNRGTHGKCASQGVVCQGLVGNRLISKQKKGHQTLSDFLLACRNDAFGLTRSKVRLEAKQLLLSAGWVFGSAQCNPCRMHYDSPSGQRFYSFAKACKAWQEEKEAGAVQDTMNGHGGENNHIHDDGGVAAGINSSFSENKAPKALKTKRSWQCWGRELLSRAKFSSQAVIDYCALHSAEKKPDRKKVKVSASDKACASLKAKLHLLALGWKIEYRESDICIRIRYISPSGKRYDHLMKACVDSMQQDVNGQNSKNDDVTVAKFLPKPVYVSQGPPRRSPRIEKMKLREEQSSYALDSFSANQDSRNIGMHQGEVRGSRNDHGIVAKVNPEQTYFSQGPLQRSTQLEKIKFREEQSSCAVDLFSANQDSMNNGMCRDVSLLSNEIILIPDGGSISSAGRLFSPETLEEQQHKGDCFPLCRENLKIRLTKPNDLQAVRKNSKCGLKKRKHEQVRTVLSWLIDNGAVCPKQKVFYMNNEDRHVMAEGRITLKGIRCKCCKKVYGLTGFAVHAGGTNDKSAANIFLKDGKSLLQCQTQLVRGKKLKSLRQDPCVRIKSDYSHYKSDDICSICHYGGKLILCDHCPSSFHLSCIGLKGVPEGRWSCPSCQCGICGQSEFNSDIKQFTSETILYCDQCDCQYHVGCLRKTRLANLGSCPQGNWFCSKKCSQIFVHLQKLLGKSNSTAVEGLSWTILRSRRGNDPDLDTSDIEAMTAQHSKLYVALSVLHECFVPFIEPRTEKDFFTSVLFNRGSKLNRLNFRGFYTLLLERGDEVVSVATVRIFGEKVAEIPLIGTCVKYRRRGMCRLLMTEVEKVLSTLGVERLLVPAVPELLETWTNSFGFTKMTRSNKLNLSEYNFLDFQDTIMCQKLLVKYTTTKTLESRVMPVLQKINPKMGRPAKAMKKWIMKDAIAFLK